In the Nitrospirota bacterium genome, one interval contains:
- the lepB gene encoding signal peptidase I, translating to MASKEPVNKSKSREYAEAIIIAVILAVIIRGFVVQAFKIPSGSMIPTLLIGDHLLVNKFIYGVKPPLADTRFLTFSSPKKGDIIVFEFPGDKEKDECKGLSISIPARFNKVVETKNPFAFFSGECRDFIKRIIAVGGDTVEIKDKAVYVNGVALSEPYKIHSDSSVFSADVTTRDNFGPVTIPMNKFFVMGDNRDNSHDGRFWGTVDIGDIKGKAFIIYWSWDGTGSLLNKIRWGRIGMSIH from the coding sequence TTGGCATCAAAAGAGCCGGTCAATAAATCAAAGTCCAGGGAATACGCAGAGGCGATAATAATAGCTGTTATCCTTGCGGTCATTATCAGGGGATTTGTTGTGCAGGCCTTCAAGATCCCTTCCGGGTCAATGATACCGACACTTTTGATAGGCGACCATTTACTCGTTAACAAGTTCATTTACGGGGTCAAGCCTCCGCTTGCGGATACGCGTTTCCTTACCTTCAGCTCCCCGAAAAAGGGGGATATCATTGTATTTGAATTTCCCGGCGACAAGGAGAAGGACGAGTGCAAGGGCCTCAGCATAAGCATACCGGCACGGTTTAACAAAGTCGTGGAAACAAAAAATCCTTTTGCCTTCTTCAGCGGCGAGTGCAGGGATTTTATAAAAAGGATCATAGCTGTCGGCGGTGATACTGTCGAGATAAAGGACAAGGCTGTTTATGTTAACGGGGTTGCTCTTTCAGAACCATATAAGATACACAGCGACAGTTCTGTATTCAGCGCTGACGTGACGACCAGAGACAACTTCGGGCCGGTAACAATTCCCATGAACAAGTTCTTCGTTATGGGGGATAACCGCGACAACAGCCACGACGGCCGCTTCTGGGGCACGGTTGATATCGGCGACATTAAAGGCAAGGCGTTCATTATATACTGGTCATGGGACGGCACGGGCAGCCTGCTAAACAAGATAAGATGGGGCAGGATAGGCATGTCGATCCATTAA
- the lepA gene encoding elongation factor 4 — MSANNIRNFCIIAHIDHGKSTLADRILEFTGTLSQREMKKQVLDSMDIEQERGITIKATPVRLNYTALDGRQYILNLIDTPGHVDFAYEVSRSLASCEGALLIVDSTQGVEAQTVANAYLASEHNLEIIPVINKIDLPNADPERVREQIEESLGIDCSDVILASAKEGIGTRDILEAVVRKVPPPADKIEQPLKALVFDSWFDAYQGVIVLVRLFEGSVRKGSSIKFMATGKAFEVLEVGVFIPSRKSVDKLEAGEVGYIIAGIRNVIDTRVGDTITDTKKPASEPCPGYKEIKPMVFCGIYPVETNQYELLKDALDKLKLNDSSFAFEPESSAALGFGFRCGFLGLLHMEIVKERLEREFNLLLINTAPTVVYRVTKTDGTVLNLDSPAKLPENYAMMEEPFVKTIIFVPAKFIGPVFELCQEKSGVQKDFNYLGKERVVVTYEFPLSEILWDFYDKLKSCSSGYASMDYELIGYRESKLIKLDVLLNGEPVDALSMIIRKDRAFEKGKQVTEELRKVIPRQMFEIAIQAAIGNKVIARETIKALKKNVIAKCYGGDITRKRKLIEKQKEGKRRMKQVGRVEIPQEAFLSVLKVK, encoded by the coding sequence ATGTCTGCAAACAACATCAGAAACTTCTGCATCATCGCCCACATTGACCACGGCAAATCCACACTCGCCGACCGCATCCTTGAATTCACCGGCACACTCTCACAGCGAGAGATGAAGAAGCAGGTGCTGGACAGCATGGATATAGAGCAGGAACGCGGGATCACGATAAAGGCCACGCCTGTAAGGCTGAACTATACGGCTTTAGACGGCAGGCAGTATATATTGAACCTGATAGACACGCCCGGGCATGTTGACTTTGCCTATGAGGTCTCACGCAGCCTTGCGTCATGTGAAGGCGCGCTGCTGATAGTTGACTCAACGCAGGGCGTTGAGGCGCAGACGGTCGCAAATGCCTATCTCGCGTCAGAGCACAACCTTGAGATCATACCTGTGATAAACAAGATCGACCTCCCAAACGCAGACCCTGAGAGGGTGAGGGAGCAGATCGAGGAATCGCTCGGCATAGACTGCAGCGACGTGATACTCGCCTCAGCCAAAGAAGGCATCGGCACCCGCGACATACTTGAAGCGGTGGTCAGAAAGGTGCCGCCTCCTGCTGATAAGATAGAGCAGCCGTTAAAGGCGCTTGTCTTTGATTCATGGTTTGACGCCTATCAGGGCGTTATCGTGCTTGTCAGGCTCTTTGAAGGAAGTGTAAGAAAAGGGTCAAGCATAAAGTTCATGGCAACAGGCAAGGCCTTTGAGGTGCTTGAGGTCGGGGTCTTCATCCCCTCCAGAAAGAGCGTTGACAAGCTTGAGGCCGGAGAGGTCGGGTACATAATAGCCGGCATCAGGAATGTAATTGACACAAGGGTGGGCGATACCATCACAGATACAAAAAAACCTGCTTCAGAACCGTGCCCGGGCTACAAAGAGATCAAGCCCATGGTCTTCTGCGGCATCTACCCCGTAGAGACTAACCAGTATGAGCTTCTCAAAGACGCCCTGGATAAACTTAAACTAAATGACTCGTCCTTTGCGTTCGAGCCGGAATCTTCAGCAGCGCTCGGTTTCGGTTTCCGCTGCGGCTTTCTCGGACTGCTGCACATGGAGATAGTGAAGGAGAGGCTTGAGAGGGAGTTCAATCTCCTTCTGATAAATACGGCCCCGACAGTTGTCTACAGGGTAACAAAGACCGATGGAACGGTTTTGAACCTGGACAGCCCGGCAAAGCTGCCTGAGAATTACGCGATGATGGAAGAACCGTTTGTAAAGACGATAATCTTTGTCCCCGCAAAGTTCATAGGCCCTGTCTTTGAACTCTGCCAGGAAAAGAGCGGTGTTCAGAAGGACTTCAACTATTTGGGAAAAGAGAGGGTCGTTGTCACTTACGAGTTCCCGCTGAGTGAAATCTTGTGGGATTTTTATGATAAACTAAAGTCCTGTTCAAGCGGCTATGCCTCAATGGACTACGAGCTTATCGGGTACAGGGAATCAAAGCTCATCAAACTTGACGTGCTCCTGAACGGCGAGCCTGTCGATGCGCTCTCAATGATCATCCGCAAGGACAGGGCATTTGAGAAGGGCAAACAGGTGACCGAAGAGCTCAGGAAGGTCATCCCCAGGCAGATGTTCGAGATCGCCATCCAGGCTGCCATAGGAAACAAGGTCATAGCAAGAGAGACCATAAAGGCGTTAAAGAAGAACGTCATAGCAAAATGTTACGGCGGCGACATCACAAGAAAGAGAAAGCTCATTGAGAAACAGAAAGAAGGCAAACGCCGCATGAAGCAGGTAGGAAGGGTTGAGATCCCGCAAGAGGCTTTTTTATCCGTGCTTAAAGTAAAATAG
- a CDS encoding ROK family protein gives MKVAIGVDIGGTNIKTVIVSKEGAVLASRKYPTPSVPKDRSVNAADLFTGVLERFLKEESVAALLTPASTEIVGIGIGIAGLIDSKNGVVIESPNIPSINGFHIKEAFEKGFSLPVTVDNDANTCAYGEKWVGVGKNFNSFIMLTLGTGLGSGFIYNGELFTGSFETGHIVIEPNGRLCTCGNLGCLESYASGRAIMERVISSLEKGEASMLTESCGGSFYKITPELIYKTALDGDSLCRKAFREFGHYLGIGIANLINLLSPDAVIIGGGLVGAWELFMQDLQQEASKRSFDPLYANVKIIKSTLTEECGSIGAAGLIFRATA, from the coding sequence TTGAAAGTTGCGATCGGCGTTGACATAGGCGGGACAAACATAAAGACCGTCATAGTTTCCAAAGAGGGCGCGGTCCTTGCCAGCCGTAAATATCCGACGCCTTCTGTGCCTAAAGATAGATCCGTCAATGCCGCAGATCTCTTTACCGGGGTTTTGGAGAGGTTTTTAAAAGAAGAATCTGTCGCTGCCCTGCTCACTCCAGCGTCAACAGAGATCGTCGGCATAGGGATAGGTATCGCAGGGCTCATTGACAGCAAAAATGGTGTTGTGATCGAATCTCCGAATATACCTTCTATAAACGGGTTTCATATTAAAGAGGCTTTTGAAAAGGGATTTTCCCTGCCTGTGACAGTTGACAATGACGCCAACACATGCGCGTACGGCGAAAAATGGGTGGGAGTGGGAAAGAACTTTAACAGCTTCATCATGCTCACTCTCGGCACAGGGCTTGGAAGCGGTTTTATATATAATGGCGAACTCTTTACCGGATCTTTTGAGACCGGGCATATCGTTATTGAGCCAAACGGCAGGTTATGCACCTGCGGCAACCTCGGATGCCTTGAGTCTTACGCTTCAGGAAGGGCGATCATGGAAAGGGTCATATCATCACTTGAGAAGGGCGAGGCGAGTATGCTGACCGAATCCTGCGGCGGAAGTTTCTACAAGATAACGCCGGAACTTATTTACAAAACCGCGCTTGACGGCGACAGCCTCTGCCGCAAGGCATTCAGGGAGTTCGGGCATTATTTGGGGATAGGCATAGCAAATCTGATAAACCTGCTGAGCCCTGATGCCGTAATAATCGGTGGCGGCCTTGTCGGCGCCTGGGAACTCTTTATGCAGGATCTTCAGCAGGAGGCTTCAAAACGCTCCTTTGACCCTCTGTATGCCAATGTTAAAATAATCAAAAGCACCCTTACTGAAGAGTGCGGATCCATAGGCGCTGCCGGGCTTATATTCAGGGCAACGGCTTAA